In Hoeflea ulvae, one genomic interval encodes:
- a CDS encoding DUF1127 domain-containing protein translates to MRIINRARSWMKSRQTAQELSNLSNEALADIGLSRFEIDSVARGLRNR, encoded by the coding sequence ATGAGAATCATCAACCGCGCACGCAGCTGGATGAAATCGCGCCAGACCGCTCAGGAACTCTCCAATCTTTCGAACGAAGCCCTTGCCGATATCGGCCTGAGCCGTTTCGAAATCGATTCGGTTGCCCGCGGCCTTCGCAACCGTTAA
- the trmFO gene encoding methylenetetrahydrofolate--tRNA-(uracil(54)-C(5))-methyltransferase (FADH(2)-oxidizing) TrmFO: protein MTKTSSSRSPIHVIGGGLAGSEAAWQIARRGLPVILHEMRPVRGTEAHKTDSLAELVCSNSFRSDDAENNAVGVIHAEMRLAGSLIMACADRNQVPAGGALAVDREGFAQAVTDAIEAEPLITIAREEVTGLPPADWGQTIIATGPLTAPGLAEAISAETGQDALAFFDAIAPIIHTDSIDMSVCWFQSRYDKVGPGGTGKDYINCPMDKDQYDAFIDALIAGDTTGFKEWEGTPYFDGCLPIEIMAERGRETLRYGPMKPMGLTNAHQPDVKAYAVVQLRQDNALGTLYNMVGFQTKLKYGAQGDIIRMIPGLQNAEFARLGGLHRNTYLNSPLLLDGKLQLKSRPGLRFAGQITGCEGYVESAAMGLLAGRFAAAEVLGEELAPPPVTSAFGALLNHITGGHILSDDEPGKRSFQPMNVNFGLFPPLDPGAIVKPEGGGRFRGKDKAKAKKQAMARRALADFGEWLDPAAAQDAAE, encoded by the coding sequence ATGACCAAAACCAGTTCTTCCCGTTCCCCCATCCACGTCATCGGCGGCGGCCTCGCCGGCTCGGAAGCCGCCTGGCAGATCGCCCGCCGCGGCCTGCCCGTCATCCTGCATGAGATGCGGCCGGTCCGCGGCACCGAAGCCCACAAGACCGACAGCCTGGCGGAACTGGTCTGTTCCAACTCGTTCCGCTCCGATGACGCGGAAAACAATGCCGTCGGCGTCATCCACGCCGAGATGCGACTGGCCGGTTCGCTGATCATGGCCTGTGCCGACCGCAACCAGGTTCCTGCAGGCGGCGCGCTCGCCGTTGATCGCGAAGGGTTTGCGCAAGCCGTCACCGATGCGATCGAAGCCGAACCGTTGATCACCATTGCCCGCGAGGAAGTCACCGGTCTGCCGCCGGCCGACTGGGGCCAGACCATCATCGCCACCGGCCCGCTGACCGCTCCCGGTCTTGCCGAGGCGATCAGTGCCGAGACCGGTCAGGATGCGCTCGCCTTCTTCGATGCGATCGCGCCGATCATTCACACAGATTCGATCGACATGTCGGTGTGCTGGTTCCAGTCGCGTTACGACAAGGTCGGCCCCGGCGGCACCGGCAAGGACTATATCAACTGCCCGATGGACAAGGATCAGTATGATGCCTTCATCGATGCTCTGATCGCCGGCGACACCACCGGCTTCAAGGAATGGGAAGGCACGCCCTATTTCGACGGCTGCCTGCCGATCGAGATCATGGCCGAGCGCGGCCGCGAGACCCTGCGCTACGGCCCGATGAAGCCGATGGGGCTGACCAATGCCCATCAGCCCGACGTCAAGGCCTATGCCGTGGTGCAATTGCGCCAGGACAACGCGCTGGGCACGCTTTACAACATGGTCGGTTTCCAGACCAAGCTCAAATACGGCGCCCAGGGCGACATCATCCGGATGATCCCGGGCCTGCAGAATGCCGAGTTCGCCCGGCTTGGCGGCCTGCACCGCAACACCTATCTCAACTCGCCGCTGCTGCTGGATGGCAAGCTGCAGCTCAAGAGCCGGCCCGGCCTGCGTTTTGCCGGCCAGATCACCGGCTGCGAAGGCTATGTCGAAAGCGCCGCCATGGGCCTGCTGGCCGGCCGCTTTGCGGCAGCCGAGGTTTTGGGCGAAGAGCTTGCTCCACCGCCGGTCACAAGCGCTTTCGGTGCGCTGCTCAACCACATCACCGGTGGCCATATTCTGAGCGATGACGAACCCGGCAAACGCTCGTTCCAGCCGATGAATGTCAATTTCGGACTGTTTCCGCCGCTCGACCCCGGCGCTATCGTCAAGCCCGAGGGCGGCGGCCGGTTCCGCGGAAAGGACAAGGCAAAGGCCAAGAAACAGGCCATGGCCCGCCGTGCCTTGGCCGATTTCGGCGAATGGCTCGATCCCGCTGCGGCTCAGGATGCGGCGGAATAG
- a CDS encoding sterol desaturase family protein, with product MPDLKDFPDVTQLAIPFFVGAILLELLVIRVLKRRGDYETRDTMTSLLMGVGNVVAGLLLGFVAFGVLMWAWQYRIYDFGTSWWAIALCFILDDLRYYWYHRIAHRCRWVWAEHVNHHSSQHYNLSTALRQSWTGTFTGMFILRIPLALIGFHPVLLLFVGGLNLVYQFWIHTEAIGRMWKPIELIFNTPSHHRVHHATNPRYLDSNYAGTLIIWDRMFGSFVPELDADMPRYGIVKNIGTFNPLKVAFHEWIDMFRDAFQPGLTMTERLAYLLAPPGWSHDGSRKGSEALKADYVAQNPGSAGMPGLPGADVPTGRPVAPAE from the coding sequence ATGCCTGATCTCAAGGATTTCCCCGATGTCACGCAACTGGCGATACCGTTCTTCGTCGGCGCGATTCTGCTCGAATTGCTGGTCATTCGCGTGCTCAAGCGCCGCGGAGACTACGAGACCCGCGATACCATGACATCCTTGCTGATGGGGGTCGGTAATGTGGTTGCGGGCTTGCTGCTGGGGTTCGTGGCGTTCGGCGTGCTGATGTGGGCCTGGCAGTACCGGATTTATGATTTCGGCACGTCCTGGTGGGCCATTGCGCTGTGCTTCATTCTCGATGATCTGCGCTACTACTGGTATCACCGGATTGCGCATCGTTGCCGCTGGGTCTGGGCCGAGCACGTCAACCACCACTCCTCGCAGCATTACAATCTGTCGACGGCCCTGCGGCAGAGCTGGACCGGAACATTCACCGGCATGTTCATCCTGCGGATTCCGCTGGCGCTGATCGGGTTTCACCCGGTGCTGCTGCTGTTCGTGGGTGGGCTCAACCTGGTCTATCAGTTCTGGATCCACACCGAAGCCATCGGCAGGATGTGGAAGCCGATCGAGCTGATCTTCAACACGCCCTCGCATCACCGGGTGCATCACGCCACCAATCCGCGCTATCTCGATTCCAATTATGCCGGCACGCTGATCATCTGGGACCGGATGTTCGGCAGTTTCGTGCCGGAACTCGATGCCGACATGCCGCGCTACGGCATCGTCAAGAACATCGGCACCTTCAATCCGCTCAAGGTCGCCTTTCACGAATGGATCGACATGTTCCGCGATGCGTTTCAGCCGGGGCTGACCATGACCGAAAGGCTGGCCTATCTGCTGGCGCCGCCGGGCTGGAGCCATGACGGATCGCGCAAGGGGTCGGAAGCGCTGAAAGCCGATTATGTGGCGCAGAATCCCGGTTCAGCCGGAATGCCGGGTTTGCCCGGCGCGGATGTACCAACAGGCCGGCCGGTTGCGCCGGCCGAATAG
- a CDS encoding phytoene/squalene synthase family protein: MSGTVPSGAPTTGAREPLLAALREVDIDRYLALLLMPEPVQADIAALFLFNAEIAAIRDRIREPLPGEIRLQWWSDVLEGGRQAEAAAHPVAAALLNLVERRALPVAPLSAMCEARIFDLYDDPMPDRTSYEGYAGETASTILQASAFLLDAQASDHSATASGHAGVAQAVAGHLMLLPLSRSRGQLFLPGDLLAATGLDRGGFLAGTDRAAVSNAVRAFAGFGRDHLGKARAALGELPASVFPAYLPVALVDAVLRRAETLGADCLDKPIRISQWRRQWHLWRSARRGRV, from the coding sequence ATGAGCGGCACAGTTCCATCCGGCGCGCCGACAACGGGCGCGCGTGAGCCACTTCTGGCGGCCTTGCGCGAGGTCGATATCGACCGCTATCTGGCGCTGCTCTTGATGCCGGAACCGGTGCAGGCCGACATTGCCGCCCTGTTCCTGTTCAATGCCGAGATCGCCGCAATCCGCGACAGGATCCGCGAGCCGCTGCCCGGTGAAATCCGGCTGCAATGGTGGAGCGATGTTCTCGAAGGCGGACGCCAGGCCGAGGCGGCTGCGCATCCGGTTGCCGCGGCACTGCTGAATCTGGTCGAGCGCCGGGCCTTGCCGGTGGCTCCCTTGAGCGCCATGTGCGAAGCGCGGATCTTTGACCTCTATGACGATCCAATGCCGGACCGCACCAGCTATGAGGGCTATGCCGGCGAGACCGCCTCGACGATCCTGCAGGCGTCAGCATTTCTGCTCGATGCACAAGCTTCCGACCATAGCGCCACGGCCAGCGGCCATGCCGGAGTGGCGCAGGCTGTGGCGGGGCATTTGATGCTGCTGCCATTGTCACGCAGCCGTGGGCAATTGTTTTTGCCCGGTGATCTGCTGGCGGCCACCGGGCTTGACCGCGGCGGCTTTCTGGCAGGCACCGACCGGGCGGCGGTTTCCAATGCCGTGCGGGCCTTTGCCGGTTTCGGGCGCGACCATCTCGGCAAGGCGCGTGCTGCACTCGGTGAACTGCCGGCTTCGGTGTTTCCTGCCTATCTGCCTGTCGCCCTGGTCGACGCGGTGCTGCGCCGCGCCGAAACCCTGGGCGCCGATTGTCTCGACAAGCCGATTCGCATTTCACAATGGCGGCGACAGTGGCACTTGTGGCGCTCAGCGCGGCGCGGCCGGGTCTGA
- a CDS encoding Mth938-like domain-containing protein — MARGIEIREAHFPGRAPIEAYGNGGFRFADMSHRGSILCLPSGIYGWDVTEGDALDASLFEKVLAEAGDIEFLLVGTGMSIRFLPAELKTSLRAGNVSSDPMSTGAAVRTYNVMLAESRAVAAALIAV, encoded by the coding sequence ATGGCGCGCGGCATCGAAATACGGGAAGCCCATTTCCCCGGCCGCGCGCCCATTGAAGCCTATGGCAATGGCGGCTTCCGCTTTGCCGACATGTCGCATCGCGGTTCGATCCTGTGCCTGCCTTCGGGCATCTATGGCTGGGATGTGACCGAGGGCGACGCGCTGGATGCGTCCCTGTTCGAAAAGGTGCTGGCCGAAGCCGGCGACATCGAATTTCTGCTGGTGGGCACCGGAATGTCGATCCGGTTCCTTCCCGCGGAGCTGAAAACGTCCTTGCGGGCCGGCAATGTCTCCTCAGATCCGATGAGCACCGGTGCTGCAGTGCGCACCTACAATGTGATGCTGGCCGAATCGCGCGCAGTCGCCGCCGCGCTGATTGCCGTGTAA
- the secDF gene encoding protein translocase subunit SecDF: MLYFSRWKTTLIWLAVLAGVVFAFPNLLNQQQADNLPDWVPSKKMTLGLDLQGGSYMLLQVERQDIIKDRLTTTVDDVRRILRDAGIGYTGLSGTGQMVQVRIRDDARVEEAKTALAELELPVSSGLFGGGTVSEVTIEETQPGQLRILLTDDGISYRVSSAVAQSIEVVRKRIDELGTTEPLIQRQGVDRILVQVPGLDDPERLKGLLNQTAKLAFRMVDSSMPVQEAIQGRPPSTSEILYSTDDPPVPYLIQRSVLVSGENLVDAQAGYDQRTNEPVVSFRFDSKGGQRFGQATTQNVGLPFAIVLDEQVISAPVIREPILGGTGQISGNFDVQSANDLAILLRAGALPATLTVIEERTVGPGLGADSIAAGEIAGIIGALLVLAFMFVAYGMLGFIANLALIANVTMIIALLTMLGATLTLPGIAGIVLTVGMAVDSNVLIYERIREEHRAGRSLIQAIDAGFSKAFATILDANVTTLIAAVILFYLGTGPVRGFAITLAIGIVTTVFTAFTFTRWMVAEWVRRRRPKAMPRGALDAIVRDFTFRFMKIRRFTFVLSAVLSIASMALFATINMNYGIDFKGGSMIEVQAKQGNADVGDIRARLGELNLGDIQAQEFGSPREVLIRMQAQGGGENAEQTVITLVRAELEGDYDIRRVEVVGPTVSGELAQAGTIAVIASLLAILVYIWFRFEWQFALGAIIATVHDVVLTIGIFVVTGIEFNLSSIAAVLTIVGYSLNDTVVVYDRVRENLRRYKKMPLTSLLDTSINQMLPRTILTSVTTLLALLALFIFGGEVIRSFTFAMIFGVVVGTYSSIFIAAPVLILFKLRADNFRVGLDAETEGEAIPETSDPSRA; this comes from the coding sequence ATGCTGTATTTCTCCCGTTGGAAAACAACCCTGATCTGGCTAGCGGTTCTCGCCGGCGTGGTGTTCGCCTTCCCGAACCTGTTGAACCAGCAGCAAGCCGACAATTTGCCGGACTGGGTGCCTTCCAAGAAGATGACACTGGGACTGGATCTGCAGGGCGGCTCCTACATGCTGCTGCAGGTCGAGCGGCAGGACATCATTAAGGACCGGCTGACCACAACGGTGGACGATGTGCGCCGGATATTGCGGGATGCAGGCATCGGCTACACCGGCCTGTCGGGCACCGGCCAGATGGTTCAGGTGCGGATCCGCGACGATGCCCGGGTCGAGGAAGCCAAGACAGCACTTGCCGAGCTCGAACTGCCCGTCAGTTCGGGCCTTTTCGGCGGTGGAACGGTCTCGGAAGTCACCATTGAAGAGACCCAGCCGGGTCAATTGCGGATCCTGTTGACCGATGACGGCATCAGCTACCGCGTGTCTTCGGCCGTGGCGCAGTCCATCGAGGTGGTGCGCAAGCGTATCGACGAGCTCGGAACCACCGAACCGCTGATCCAGCGGCAGGGTGTCGACCGCATTCTCGTGCAGGTGCCGGGTCTTGACGATCCGGAGCGGCTGAAGGGCCTTCTCAACCAGACCGCCAAGCTGGCATTCCGGATGGTCGACAGCTCGATGCCGGTGCAGGAGGCCATTCAGGGCCGTCCGCCATCGACATCCGAAATTCTCTATTCCACTGATGATCCGCCGGTTCCCTATCTGATCCAGCGCTCGGTGCTGGTCTCGGGTGAAAACCTTGTCGATGCGCAGGCCGGCTATGACCAGCGCACCAATGAACCGGTCGTCAGCTTTCGCTTCGATTCGAAGGGTGGCCAGCGCTTTGGCCAGGCAACCACACAGAATGTCGGTCTGCCATTTGCCATCGTGCTCGACGAGCAGGTGATCTCGGCGCCGGTGATCCGCGAGCCGATCCTGGGCGGAACCGGGCAGATCTCGGGCAATTTCGACGTCCAAAGCGCCAATGACCTGGCGATCCTGCTTCGTGCGGGCGCCTTGCCGGCGACGCTTACCGTCATCGAGGAACGCACGGTCGGTCCCGGCCTTGGCGCCGACTCGATCGCTGCCGGCGAGATTGCCGGCATCATCGGCGCGCTTCTGGTTCTGGCCTTCATGTTCGTTGCCTATGGCATGCTGGGCTTCATCGCCAATCTGGCGCTGATTGCCAACGTGACCATGATCATCGCGCTTCTGACCATGCTGGGCGCAACGCTGACCTTGCCGGGCATCGCCGGAATCGTGCTGACCGTCGGCATGGCGGTTGATTCCAACGTGCTGATCTATGAGCGTATCCGCGAGGAGCACAGGGCAGGGCGGTCACTGATCCAGGCGATCGACGCGGGCTTCTCGAAAGCCTTCGCCACCATCCTTGATGCCAATGTGACCACGCTGATTGCGGCCGTGATCCTGTTTTATCTCGGCACCGGGCCGGTGCGGGGCTTTGCCATCACGCTGGCGATCGGCATCGTGACCACCGTGTTTACCGCCTTCACCTTCACTCGCTGGATGGTCGCTGAATGGGTGCGTCGCAGACGGCCCAAGGCCATGCCGCGGGGTGCGCTGGATGCGATTGTCCGGGACTTCACCTTCCGGTTCATGAAAATCCGCCGCTTTACCTTCGTCCTGTCGGCCGTGCTGTCAATTGCCTCGATGGCGCTGTTTGCAACCATCAACATGAATTACGGTATCGACTTCAAGGGCGGCTCGATGATCGAGGTTCAGGCCAAGCAAGGCAATGCCGATGTCGGCGATATCCGGGCGCGGCTGGGCGAGCTCAATCTGGGCGATATCCAGGCGCAGGAATTCGGTTCGCCGCGTGAGGTGCTGATTAGGATGCAGGCACAGGGCGGTGGCGAGAATGCCGAGCAGACCGTCATCACTCTGGTTCGTGCCGAGCTGGAAGGCGATTACGACATCCGCCGCGTGGAAGTGGTCGGCCCGACGGTGTCGGGTGAGCTCGCACAGGCCGGCACCATCGCCGTGATTGCCTCGCTGCTGGCGATCCTGGTCTATATCTGGTTCCGGTTCGAGTGGCAGTTTGCCCTGGGCGCGATCATTGCGACGGTGCACGACGTGGTGCTGACCATCGGGATTTTCGTGGTGACGGGGATCGAGTTCAACCTGTCGAGTATCGCTGCGGTGCTGACGATTGTCGGCTACTCGCTCAACGATACCGTGGTGGTGTATGACCGCGTGCGCGAAAACCTCCGGCGCTACAAGAAGATGCCGCTGACCAGCCTGCTCGACACATCAATCAACCAGATGCTGCCGCGTACCATCCTGACATCGGTGACAACGCTGCTGGCGCTGCTGGCATTGTTCATCTTCGGCGGAGAAGTCATCCGGTCATTCACCTTCGCAATGATCTTCGGCGTGGTGGTCGGCACCTATTCGTCGATCTTCATCGCGGCACCGGTGCTGATCCTGTTCAAGCTGCGGGCCGACAATTTCCGCGTCGGACTGGACGCCGAGACGGAAGGCGAAGCCATTCCGGAGACGTCTGACCCGAGCAGGGCCTGA
- the yajC gene encoding preprotein translocase subunit YajC, giving the protein MFVTPAHAQSLMGGGGSEMVMSILPFLLIFVIMYFLIIRPQRTQMKKREEMLKNVRRGDQIVTGGGILAKVTKVVDDAELEVEISDGVKVRLLRSLIADVRAKGEPAKE; this is encoded by the coding sequence ATGTTTGTGACCCCGGCACATGCCCAGTCCCTTATGGGCGGCGGCGGCAGCGAAATGGTGATGTCGATCCTGCCATTCCTTCTGATCTTCGTGATCATGTATTTCCTCATCATTCGTCCGCAGCGCACGCAGATGAAAAAGCGTGAGGAAATGCTCAAGAATGTGCGCCGCGGCGACCAGATCGTCACCGGCGGCGGCATCTTGGCCAAGGTCACCAAGGTGGTTGATGATGCCGAGCTCGAAGTCGAGATCTCGGATGGCGTCAAGGTCCGTCTGCTGCGCAGCCTGATTGCCGATGTGCGCGCCAAGGGCGAGCCTGCCAAGGAATAG
- a CDS encoding ATP-binding protein, which translates to MQDEIARQILAELARLSRAVESLAPAAPQTNDFDAAECFVWDADTHHLAPVGKPNRIDIGLIKGVDHVRDILVDNTRRFAHGVAANNVLLWGARGMGKSSLVKSVHATLSAEDGLVAPLKLVEIHREDINSLPALMSILRPVSARFILFCDDLSFDHDDTAYKSLKAALDGGIEGRPDNVLLYATSNRRHLLPRDMIENERSTAINPSEAVEEKVSLSDRFGLWLGFHKCSQDEYLEMISGYAAHYGLDGDPEGLRAEALEWSTTRGARSGRVAWQFIQDLAGRSGKAL; encoded by the coding sequence ATGCAAGATGAAATCGCCCGCCAGATCCTCGCCGAACTCGCCCGCCTGTCCCGCGCCGTGGAATCACTGGCGCCCGCAGCCCCGCAGACCAATGATTTTGACGCGGCCGAATGCTTTGTCTGGGATGCAGACACCCACCATCTCGCCCCTGTCGGCAAGCCCAACCGGATCGACATCGGTCTGATCAAGGGCGTCGATCATGTCCGTGACATCCTGGTCGACAACACCCGCCGCTTCGCCCATGGCGTTGCCGCCAATAATGTGCTGCTGTGGGGCGCGCGCGGCATGGGCAAGTCCTCGCTGGTCAAGTCGGTTCACGCCACGCTGAGCGCCGAGGACGGGCTTGTTGCGCCGCTGAAGCTGGTCGAGATCCATCGCGAGGACATCAACTCGCTGCCGGCGCTGATGAGCATTCTCAGGCCGGTTTCAGCCCGCTTCATCCTGTTTTGCGACGATTTGTCATTCGACCATGACGACACCGCCTACAAGTCGCTCAAGGCGGCGCTGGATGGCGGCATTGAGGGCCGGCCCGACAATGTCCTGCTTTATGCCACCTCGAACCGAAGGCACCTGCTGCCGCGCGACATGATCGAGAACGAGCGCTCCACCGCGATCAACCCCAGCGAGGCGGTCGAGGAGAAGGTCTCGCTGTCAGACCGGTTCGGCCTCTGGCTCGGCTTCCACAAATGCAGCCAGGACGAATATCTGGAGATGATTTCGGGTTATGCTGCCCATTACGGGCTGGACGGCGATCCGGAAGGATTGCGTGCCGAGGCGCTCGAATGGTCGACCACACGCGGCGCCCGCTCGGGACGCGTTGCCTGGCAGTTCATCCAGGATCTCGCCGGCCGCTCCGGCAAGGCGCTCTGA
- a CDS encoding peptidoglycan DD-metalloendopeptidase family protein has translation MSSNVPVAQVYSNNSQPVLAPDPIVTGTAPSSAGWTTAGGTRITLGPGETIYNLSKRYGVPASEIIKANGISDPSKVASGRQLLIPVYVYSRQAPVSAPDSNPKTRSAKSSAGLQGEARQDNLPMPVPAPHRDAAVLPAAPSLRNPSTGTMSEEVVSDTASNTKAPASAGGAYTVKSGDTLSKIAREQGVGIDALKSANNISGSNIRIGQSLVIPGAGSQTPDQTSTASIPTENAPKSYTPPVSAAADGVAAKTKADVASIAPAATGIGKLRWPARGQVITGFAKSENGKRNDGIDISMPAGTPIKAAENGVVIYSGDGLKEYGKTVLVRHDDGLVTVYAHAQTLNVNRGDKVVRGQVVASSGMTGAAKTPRLHFEVRKNAAPVDPTTYLE, from the coding sequence ATGTCCTCGAACGTCCCGGTCGCACAGGTCTACAGCAACAACAGCCAGCCGGTTCTGGCGCCTGATCCGATTGTCACCGGCACGGCGCCGAGCTCGGCAGGGTGGACGACAGCCGGAGGCACCCGCATCACGCTGGGACCCGGCGAGACCATCTACAACCTGTCCAAGCGCTATGGCGTTCCGGCGAGCGAGATCATCAAGGCCAACGGCATTTCCGATCCTTCCAAGGTGGCATCGGGCCGTCAGCTGCTGATCCCGGTTTATGTCTATTCGCGGCAGGCTCCGGTATCCGCTCCTGACAGCAATCCGAAAACACGGTCGGCCAAGTCGAGCGCAGGGCTGCAGGGCGAGGCCAGGCAGGACAATCTTCCGATGCCGGTACCGGCGCCGCACCGCGATGCCGCCGTGCTGCCGGCCGCTCCGTCGCTGCGCAATCCGTCAACCGGCACCATGTCGGAAGAAGTGGTCAGCGACACCGCTTCGAACACAAAAGCGCCCGCGTCTGCCGGTGGCGCCTACACGGTCAAGAGCGGTGACACGCTGAGCAAGATCGCCCGTGAACAGGGTGTCGGCATTGATGCGCTGAAATCGGCCAACAACATCTCCGGCTCGAATATCCGCATCGGTCAGTCGCTTGTCATTCCGGGTGCGGGGTCGCAGACGCCGGACCAGACATCTACGGCCTCGATCCCGACCGAAAATGCACCGAAATCCTACACTCCGCCCGTCAGCGCCGCCGCCGATGGCGTCGCCGCCAAGACCAAGGCTGACGTGGCCTCGATTGCGCCGGCAGCAACCGGCATCGGCAAGCTGCGCTGGCCGGCCCGCGGTCAGGTGATCACCGGCTTCGCCAAGTCCGAAAACGGCAAGCGCAATGACGGCATCGACATCTCGATGCCTGCCGGAACCCCGATCAAGGCCGCAGAAAACGGTGTGGTCATCTATTCCGGCGACGGGCTGAAGGAATATGGCAAGACCGTTCTGGTCCGCCACGACGATGGCCTGGTGACGGTCTATGCCCATGCACAGACGCTCAATGTCAATCGGGGCGACAAGGTTGTCCGCGGTCAGGTGGTTGCCAGTTCCGGCATGACCGGTGCGGCCAAGACCCCGCGGCTGCATTTCGAAGTGCGCAAGAATGCGGCGCCGGTCGATCCGACCACCTATCTCGAATAG
- a CDS encoding protein-L-isoaspartate(D-aspartate) O-methyltransferase: MNVRLLEKEGFASLFLRLRAEGIADKPLLTAFEQTPRTLFVSAAYADACYQDRLLPIDCGGFAESADLVARLLSLLAIEPGHRVLDIGTGSGFLAAVAARLAERVLTVDRYKTLVQLAQQRFAHLGLSNVTARQADGTKGLSGEGNFDRIISTGAFEGMPRLFVDQLASGGVMLAPILKDDGRAQMARLTKIGSRFEREDLFEVPYRALTPAVAAAL; encoded by the coding sequence ATGAATGTCCGCCTGCTGGAAAAAGAAGGATTTGCCAGCCTGTTTCTGCGTCTGCGGGCTGAAGGCATTGCCGACAAGCCGCTGCTGACGGCGTTTGAACAGACGCCGCGAACCCTGTTTGTCTCCGCCGCCTATGCCGATGCCTGTTATCAGGACCGGCTCTTGCCGATCGATTGCGGCGGCTTTGCCGAAAGCGCTGACCTGGTGGCGCGGCTGCTGTCGCTGCTGGCCATCGAGCCGGGTCACAGGGTTCTCGATATCGGCACCGGCAGCGGCTTTCTCGCCGCCGTCGCGGCGCGTCTTGCCGAACGGGTGCTGACGGTGGACCGCTACAAGACCCTGGTTCAACTTGCGCAGCAGCGTTTCGCCCATCTCGGCCTGTCCAATGTGACGGCGCGTCAGGCGGACGGCACCAAGGGGTTGAGCGGCGAGGGGAATTTTGACCGGATCATTTCCACCGGCGCCTTCGAGGGCATGCCGCGCCTGTTCGTCGACCAGCTTGCGTCAGGCGGTGTGATGCTGGCGCCGATCCTCAAGGATGATGGCCGGGCGCAGATGGCGCGGCTGACCAAGATCGGCAGCCGTTTCGAGCGGGAAGATCTTTTCGAGGTTCCCTACCGGGCCTTGACGCCGGCTGTCGCCGCCGCGTTATGA
- the surE gene encoding 5'/3'-nucleotidase SurE, with protein sequence MRILITNDDGIHAEGLEVLERIARTLSDDVWIVAPETDQSGLAHSLTLSEPLRLREVREKTFALRGTPTDCVIMAVKRLMDRAPDLVLSGVNSGQNVADDVTYSGTVAGAMEGTLLGVRSIAISQAYAFKDGRIMPWDVVETLAPALLKKLIEIDLPAGTLLNINFPNCAVDEVKGVVVTDQGQLTHGLSIEERHDGRGFPYFWLKFGRRDFSPEANSDIKAITKGYVSVTPLKLDLTNHLVQEKIASALEA encoded by the coding sequence ATGCGCATACTCATCACCAATGACGACGGCATTCATGCCGAGGGACTTGAGGTGCTGGAGCGCATCGCCCGGACGCTGTCCGACGATGTCTGGATCGTTGCGCCCGAGACCGACCAGAGCGGGCTTGCGCATTCGCTGACGCTGTCGGAACCGCTGCGGCTGCGCGAGGTCCGCGAGAAGACCTTTGCGCTGCGCGGCACGCCGACCGATTGTGTGATCATGGCGGTGAAGCGGCTGATGGACCGGGCGCCGGATCTGGTGCTGTCCGGCGTCAATTCCGGCCAGAACGTCGCCGATGACGTGACCTATTCCGGCACCGTGGCCGGCGCCATGGAAGGCACGCTGCTCGGTGTGAGGTCAATCGCGATCAGCCAGGCCTATGCGTTCAAGGATGGCCGGATCATGCCCTGGGACGTGGTCGAGACGCTGGCGCCGGCGCTGCTGAAGAAACTCATCGAGATCGACCTGCCTGCAGGCACCTTGCTCAACATCAATTTCCCCAATTGCGCGGTGGATGAGGTCAAGGGCGTGGTTGTCACCGATCAGGGTCAACTGACCCATGGACTGTCGATCGAAGAGCGCCATGATGGCCGCGGTTTTCCCTATTTCTGGCTGAAGTTCGGCCGCCGTGATTTTTCTCCGGAAGCCAACAGCGACATCAAGGCGATCACGAAGGGCTATGTGTCGGTTACCCCGCTGAAGCTGGATCTGACCAATCATCTGGTCCAGGAGAAAATCGCCAGTGCCCTGGAAGCTTGA